The Engystomops pustulosus chromosome 7, aEngPut4.maternal, whole genome shotgun sequence DNA window AACTGTACTGGCAGAGCAACTCTGGGCACTCTTTAGCTGGGCAGGAAGAACGCCACACTGGTTTCATTCTGAGGTACAAGTCCATAAGTTCTTTGAGAGCCACCTGCCTCTCCTCAGAATGTATCAGCTCACAAACGGCCTCAACCGTTTCCTTGCTCATGAGCTTCCTAGCAAAGTTACCATTCATTCTCATGATAGGTTTTAGATTCATCCTCTTCCGGAGGTGTTTGTCGAGTATCGCTTGCCATTTCTTCCGCTCTTCGGTGGGGGCTTTGGCATTTTTGTAGACCTCACCGATTTCCAGCTGGAATATTCGATAAAACTCTGCAGCATTTCCAATGTCACAGTGCAAAGCGTCGATGGATGGGAGGGTTTCAATAAATGGCTTTGCAGAAACTCCCTTGACTCTGTCGCGGAGCTCATCAACTGATTCGTGGTAGGGATTGGCTCTCCATGTTTCATACCGTTGTAGGTTCTCAGTGTGGCTTCTGGTAATGGAATGGAACACCAAGTTTTGAGAAGCTTCTAGACGGGTGGCATCACAAAGAGTACAGATAAAGACAGAACCCGAGGCTTCAAGTCCTTCTACTTCACGcactaacttttcatcatacccTGTACCCCGGAAAATGAATTTGAAGCTTCTAAGTATTCCACCAATTTCCAACATGAGTTCACTGGATTTCATGGATTCTCTTTCGGCAATCAGAGGACCCAGGATCGCCGTCAGAGTTTCATGGTCTGATTCATCGGCTAACATTAGGCAGACAGGTTTGCAGCAAAGTTCAGAATTGGGTTTGACTTCTTCAAAAATTCTTACCGAACCCTTGTCACTATTGGGAACACTTATGTTCATGATGGTGAAGGAGAAGCGCACAGCCTTCTCTGGAACTGGTGGACCACAGCCATGCTTCTCGCTTACATCTCCCATTCCATCACATGACTCTTTAATGACCACCGTAAATGGACCTGACAGATATTCTTCTAGATCTTTGGATTTTAAGCCATTGAGAATATCTTCCTCCATGTCCTTCAAAGCTGAAACCAGAGCAGAATCATATCGAAACCTCTTGGAGATAGCATCAACGGGATATTCATCCACAGTGCGATTCAGTCCTGACAGGCCATCAATAATACCAACATCTGTGCTGGTGGACACATTCTTCAATGGTGGTTTCCACTCAAAAGGATGATATCCCGGTAGGAGAGCTTTCTCTGCGTTTCTAAGTGCATGCAAAGGTTGGAAGATCTGACGACCAGTTGTGGCTTTGACCGTCCTGTACATTTTGTGGTATTGGCTACAGCTCAGGAATGTGTTGACACGTATGGCCAGACAGACAGCCGGGTGCAGGCCTGCTCCTCTACCTTCCATGATGGCTTCCAGCTCATCAGCCTGTCGGTGTTCATTTCTTGCTCTTAAGGCCAGGAGAAATAGAGTCAAACAAACCGATtttacatctcctccctcctcttTATCAGCAAAAGCCTTCACTGCCATCTTGAGCTCTCTAAGACGGTGTTTTTGAGCTCTCCTTGTCAATGACAGTAGATGTTGCCTGGGTCTTCCTCCTTTGTTGACGTGAGCAAAGGCCGCTTTACCTTTGATTTCTTGATGCTTGGAGATATGTTGAGAGTATTTTCCAAGCAAGATTTCCTCATCACATCCGGTCACTGTGCACTTTAAGACCAAGGagtttaaaatgttaaaaaaggacTTCACGGGAGTGGTAAGGTCTGTCGGAAAGCAAGTGTGTCTGCAAGATGGGCAGTAACAACCCATCATCTTGAAGTACTTGAGGATGCAAATCCTACAGAACAAATGTTTGCATAAGGTTTGCACCGGGTCGGATAGTATATGTTCGCACACCTGGCACGTTACGGACTTGGTAAAATCGGAAGGGTAGTCAACCACCAGCAGATTGGAGTCAAGATGGATCTGTTTACAGTGGTTCTTGATTTGATTCAGGGCCCTATTCTTCTTCCACAGGGGCGAGATGTTactatttttcattttctttccaTGCTCCACAttgattttcttctttttggtAAGAGGATTTTGGAGCATTGTAGCCTTTCTCTTACCCCAGTTTCTGGAGGAATTGCAAACGTCACATGTAGACGAGTGAGGCTTCCACTCCACCGCGTTGTTACGGGGGAAGTAAACCTCACTGAAGGAATTGCTGAATTTTTGATGCATGATGCTCCAGCAGTTGTGGCAAAAACGAGTTGGATGGATTGAGTCCAGATCTCCTCTCACATCGATCTTGAAGACCTTGGAGATGAGTTCTGGCCAGGAAGTGGCTTTCTTCTCCTTCCGTCGTAGGACTTCTTGGGTCTCGTTGTCGACTGGTCCGTGTACAGGGTAGTTTCTGTTCTGTTGATCCATTTTGAAAGACACCCCACAGATACGGCATAAGTTTTGCAAAATTGATGAGTGGGCATCATCTTCCAGTGTCTTCTGGTTGGCATCACTATTGTCGGAGATGGTTGCCTCCAGATCTTTACAAATTGAAGAAGAATCTTGGTTATGATCATCCAAACTCTCATCGGAATACGGAGATTTTTCCTGAGAGCTGGAACAAGACACCCCACTGTCATCGCTCTGCTCTTGTGACGGAGTCCTCTCCAGTGACTTCACTCTGAACAACTTAAACTTCCATTCAGAGAACTTGGTATATGGCGGTTTTATATCAATTGCCACTGGGTTTTCTGGAGAGCAGACCAACGGCAATTCCATCTCTGCAAAAACCGAAAAATATAAAACGTTTATATATTAAGATCATTTCCTTAAACCGATTGGACATTTAGTAGAATTATTTAAATTA harbors:
- the RAG1 gene encoding V(D)J recombination-activating protein 1 codes for the protein MELPLVCSPENPVAIDIKPPYTKFSEWKFKLFRVKSLERTPSQEQSDDSGVSCSSSQEKSPYSDESLDDHNQDSSSICKDLEATISDNSDANQKTLEDDAHSSILQNLCRICGVSFKMDQQNRNYPVHGPVDNETQEVLRRKEKKATSWPELISKVFKIDVRGDLDSIHPTRFCHNCWSIMHQKFSNSFSEVYFPRNNAVEWKPHSSTCDVCNSSRNWGKRKATMLQNPLTKKKKINVEHGKKMKNSNISPLWKKNRALNQIKNHCKQIHLDSNLLVVDYPSDFTKSVTCQVCEHILSDPVQTLCKHLFCRICILKYFKMMGCYCPSCRHTCFPTDLTTPVKSFFNILNSLVLKCTVTGCDEEILLGKYSQHISKHQEIKGKAAFAHVNKGGRPRQHLLSLTRRAQKHRLRELKMAVKAFADKEEGGDVKSVCLTLFLLALRARNEHRQADELEAIMEGRGAGLHPAVCLAIRVNTFLSCSQYHKMYRTVKATTGRQIFQPLHALRNAEKALLPGYHPFEWKPPLKNVSTSTDVGIIDGLSGLNRTVDEYPVDAISKRFRYDSALVSALKDMEEDILNGLKSKDLEEYLSGPFTVVIKESCDGMGDVSEKHGCGPPVPEKAVRFSFTIMNISVPNSDKGSVRIFEEVKPNSELCCKPVCLMLADESDHETLTAILGPLIAERESMKSSELMLEIGGILRSFKFIFRGTGYDEKLVREVEGLEASGSVFICTLCDATRLEASQNLVFHSITRSHTENLQRYETWRANPYHESVDELRDRVKGVSAKPFIETLPSIDALHCDIGNAAEFYRIFQLEIGEVYKNAKAPTEERKKWQAILDKHLRKRMNLKPIMRMNGNFARKLMSKETVEAVCELIHSEERQVALKELMDLYLRMKPVWRSSCPAKECPELLCQYSYHSQRFAELLSTKFKYRYEGKITNYFHKTLAHVPEIIERDGSIGAWASEGNESGNKLFRRFRKMNARQSKTYEMEDVLKHHWLYTSKYLQKFMNAHITLKNQGFTVDIDPSQEQEEGAECPVDSLELMEF